Proteins encoded by one window of Salarias fasciatus chromosome 1, fSalaFa1.1, whole genome shotgun sequence:
- the LOC115409959 gene encoding protein lin-7 homolog C produces MASLGEPVRLERDINRAIELLDKLQRTGEVPPQKLQALQRVLQSEFCNAVREVYEHVYETVDINSSPEVRANATAKATVAAFAASEGHSHPRVVELPKTEEGLGFNIMGGKEQNSPIYISRIIPGGIADRHGGLKRGDQLLSVNGVSVEGEHHEKAVELLKAAQGTVKLVVRYTPKVLEEMESRFEKMRSAKRRQQNNYPQ; encoded by the exons ATGGCATCGCTTGGAGAGCCTGTGCGGCTGGAAAGAG ACATCAACCGTGCCATTGAACTACTGGATAAGCTTCAGAGGACAGGGGAGGTGCCCCCCCAGAAGCTGCAGGCACTGCAGAGGGTCTTACAGAGTGAATTCTGTAACGCTGTCAGAGAA GTTTATGAACATGTGTATGAAACTGTGGACATCAACAGCAGCCCTGAAGTCCGGGCCAATGCCACAGCCAAG GCTACGGTGGCAGCTTTTGCAGCAAGTGAGGGACACTCGCATCCACGTGTGGTGGAACTTCCCAAGACGGAAGAAGGCCTGGGCTTCAACATAATGGGCGGGAAGGAGCAAAACTCCCCGATTTACATCTCACGGATCATCCCAGGAGGCATCGCCGACCGACACGGGGGCCTGAAAAGAGGCGACCAGCTCCTGTCTGTCAACGGAGTG agtgttGAAGGCGAGCACCACGAGAAAGCGGTGGAGCTCCTCAAAGCAGCTCAGGGCACGGTGAAGCTGGTAGTAAGGTACACCCCCAAAGTCCTGGAGGAGATGGAGTCACGCTTTGAGAAAATGAGGTCGGCGAAGCGCCGGCAACAGAACAACTATCCTCAGTAG
- the LOC115380975 gene encoding 60S acidic ribosomal protein P2-like: MRYVAAYLLAALGGNESPAAGDIKKILESVGIEADDTRLEKVISELQGKNVNDVIASGYGKLASMPAGGAVAVASSAAGGAGGDAAPAAAEEKKEEKKEESEESDDDMGFGLFD, encoded by the exons ATGCGTTACGTTGCTGCTTACCTCCTCGCTGCCCTGGGCGGAAACGAGAGCCCGGCGGCCGGTGACATCAAGAAGATCCTGGAGAGTGTTGGCATCGAAGCTGATGACACGCGGCTGGAGAAG GTGATCTCTGAGCTCCAGGGCAAGAATGTGAACGATGTGATTGCCAGCG GCTATGGTAAGCTGGCCAGCATGCCGGCAGGTGGAGCCGTAGCCGTtgccagctctgcagctggtggcGCAGGCGGAGACGCAGCTCCCGCTGCAG ctgaggagaagaaggaggagaagaaagaagagtCCGAGGAGTCTGATGACGACATGGGATTCGGCCTGTTCGACTAA